The DNA sequence TGATTACCGCGGGCCCTACCTACGAGCCGCTGGACCCGGTGCGGTTCCTGGGCAACCGGTCGACGGGCAAGATGGGCTACGCGCTGGCCGAGGCCTTTGCGGCGGCGGGGGCCCGGGTGGACCTCATCAGCGGGCCCAGCGCCTTGCCCGCACCGGCTCACCCGGCCGTGCAGTTGACGCGCGTGGGAACCGCCGCCGAGATGTACGCCGCTGCCGCTGCCGGGGCCCCCGCTGCCGACGTATGGGTGTTTGCCGCCGCGGTGGCCGACTACCGGCCCGCCCATGTGGCCGCCGAGAAGATTAAAAAAGCCGGCGACACGCTCACGCTGGAGCTGGTGAAGAACGTGGACATCGCCGCCACCCTCGGCCAAACCAAGCGGGCTGAACAATTTGCCGTGGGTTTTGCGTTGGAGACGACGAACGAGCTAGCCCACGCCCAGGGCAAACTGCACCGCAAAAACTTCGACCTCGTAGTCTTGAACTCACTGCGCGATGCTGGGGCCGGGTTTGGCCATGACACTAACAAAGTGAGCGTGCTGGACCGCGCCGGCCAGGTAGTTACCTTTGAATTGATGGCTAAAACGGACCTAGCCGGTGAGCTGGTGCGCTTGGTTTTGGCCCGCCTCGCTGCTGTCATAACTATTTGATTGACTTTATGATGCCTAAGACCTGGTCCCTGTTGCCGCTGCTGCTATTGTTGCTGGGGCCCCCCGCCCGGGCCCAGGAGCTGAATTGCACCGTGGAGGTGTCCATCGGGCCGAGCGTGGTGATTACCGACCAGAGCATCGTGGCTAGTATGCAAAGCAAAATCCAGGAGTTCCTCAACACCCGCACCTGGACCAGCACTACGTATCAGGAAAAAGAGCGTATCAAGTGCCGCATGTTCATTGTACTTACAGGCGGTGCGTCGCCGTCGTACCAGGCCACGATGCGGTTGCTTTCGACCCGCCCGATTTACGGCACCGGCTACGAAACCAACGTCATCAGTATCGTCGATAAGAGCTTTAATTTTAACTACCCGCCGCCCAACTCGCTCGATTTTTCGCCCAACAGCTTCGTTTCCAACCTCTCGTCGCTGCTGGGCTTTTATGCCAATATCATCATCGGGCTCGACCGCGACACGTTTAGCCGGCTCGGGGGCACGCAGTATTTTGAAAACGCCCGGCTCATCATGACCTATTCGGCCTCGCAGATCAGTAGCGAGGGCCAGGACCCGAGCTGGTCCAACGGCGGGGGCCTGCGCAGCCGCTACCAGCTGCTCACCAACCTTACCGACCCGCAGCTCGAAGCCTTCCGTACCGGCTCGTACGCCTACTACCGGCAGGGGATGGACCTGTTCATCGAGAAGCCCGACGAGGCGCGTACGGCCGTGCTGGGGGCCCTCACGGGCATCAACGCGGCGGCGTCGCTGCGGGTGAGCGAGCCAATTTTCCGGTACTTCTTCGACGCTAAGGCCGACGAGATTGCTAATATTTTCCGCACCAGCTCCGACCAAAACCAGAAGCAGCAACTGGTGACGATGTTGGTGAACATCGACGCGACCAACGCGCAGAAATACCAGGCCATTCTCACGTCCCGCTAAGGCGGTGGGATGGTAATATATTGGTTATTACATAACTGGGCGGGTATTAGCATTTGCCAAAACTTTGGGGCTAACTTTAATAAATAATGCGTTGGGGCCTTGCAGAGCACCGGCCTAATTACTTATTCAGCTAGAATAGCTACAGTTGGCCACGATACCCCGTGCGCACCCCGGCCCCATCTACCCAATTATGTTAGTCGATTTACGCATTCAGAATTACGCCCTGATCGAGTCGCTGGAGCTTCGGCCGTCGCCGCTGCTCAACATCATTACTGGCGAAACGGGGGCCGGCAAATCCATCATGCTGGGGGCCATTGGGCTGCTGCTGGGCAACCGGGCCGATGGCAAGCTGCTGTTCGATACGGCGCGTAAGTGCGTGATTGAGGGGCAGTTTGATATTGCCAGCTACCAGCTGCAAGATATTTTTGAGGCCGAGGACCTGGACTACGACGCGCAGTGCATTCTGCGGCGCGAAATCAGCCCCACGGGTAAGTCGCGCGCCTTTGTGAACGACACGCCGGTGACGCTGGAGGCGCTACGGAAAATCGGGGCCAACCTGATGGACATCCACTCGCAGCACGACACGCTGCTGCTCGGC is a window from the Hymenobacter nivis genome containing:
- a CDS encoding DUF4835 family protein, coding for MMPKTWSLLPLLLLLLGPPARAQELNCTVEVSIGPSVVITDQSIVASMQSKIQEFLNTRTWTSTTYQEKERIKCRMFIVLTGGASPSYQATMRLLSTRPIYGTGYETNVISIVDKSFNFNYPPPNSLDFSPNSFVSNLSSLLGFYANIIIGLDRDTFSRLGGTQYFENARLIMTYSASQISSEGQDPSWSNGGGLRSRYQLLTNLTDPQLEAFRTGSYAYYRQGMDLFIEKPDEARTAVLGALTGINAAASLRVSEPIFRYFFDAKADEIANIFRTSSDQNQKQQLVTMLVNIDATNAQKYQAILTSR
- a CDS encoding phosphopantothenoylcysteine decarboxylase domain-containing protein yields the protein MRVLITAGPTYEPLDPVRFLGNRSTGKMGYALAEAFAAAGARVDLISGPSALPAPAHPAVQLTRVGTAAEMYAAAAAGAPAADVWVFAAAVADYRPAHVAAEKIKKAGDTLTLELVKNVDIAATLGQTKRAEQFAVGFALETTNELAHAQGKLHRKNFDLVVLNSLRDAGAGFGHDTNKVSVLDRAGQVVTFELMAKTDLAGELVRLVLARLAAVITI